The Thermococcus sp. EP1 region AGTTTATAAATCTAAGTGGGAGAAAAGAAAACACTCTACCACATTTTCGGATACCAATCTCGTGGCATAAATACCTTTTCAACATCTACTGCAATCCCTTTTGCCTTCGTTAACATCTCTTGAGTGCTCATTTTTGCTTTACCTAATGCCACAAGCTCGTCTTTGAGAGTCATTATTGCAATTAAATCACCCGGCTTAATACCTTTATGAAGCCTCACTATGCCTGGAACCGCTAAATCAGCACCATGGGTAACCGCTGCCACTGCTGAATCCCTAATCCAAACTTTAGGTAAATGTTCTACTGCCTTTTCCATTGGCTGAATTGAATTTCTAAAGTAACTCTCAATCCCATCATCTTTCCAGAAATGATAAGCATCTATTAAATCATGAAGGCTTACAAGTGTCTCATCTTCTCGGAAAGGTCCACTTCTGCTTCTTCTAAGTTCAGCCATATGTGCCCCAACACCCAAAGCAAGGCCCATGTGATGAATGAGAGAACGTATGTAAGTACCTGCTTCAACACCGACCCTAAAAAGAACGTCTTTACCATCAATTTCTAAAACTTCAATATAGTAAACTTTTCTAGTCCTTAATCTCCTTTTAACAGCACTCCTCAATGGCGGTCTTTGAATGATCTCTCCTTCAAATTCCCTCATGACAGCTCTTATCTTATCCTCTGAAACACTTCCATGAAGATGCATTAAAGCAATATACTCTTTTCCGGCAGGCAAAAGAGCCTGCACAACTCTAGTAGCCCTCTCAAGAGCTACTGGTAAAACTCCCGTAACCTTCGGGTCGAGAGTCCCCCCATGACCAGCTTTTTGAAGATTAAGCAGCTTCTTAATCCATGCCACAACCTCGTGGCTAGTTGGACCAGGAGGCTTGTCAAGATTTATCACACCAAACTGGAGATGAAGTTCAATAGGCCTCCTCTCTGGAGGATATCCCCATTTTGGATTGGTCTCAGCATTCTCATCCTTTATAACAACCTCTCTCTTGAGATCAGCAGGAAGTACGAGCTCTCGCTTTTTCCTTTTCTTAGCCATTCTCCTCACCTACAAAAAATTGAAAGAGATGGTTATAAATCTTTAGAATACTCCCATCATGATTCCTACCCCACTCTATGAGAGACTATCAAAAAGTAACCTAAAACACTTCTTCTAGGAATGAGAAAGACTAAAAAAGCCTTCTTAAGCCGGTTTTCCTTTTTTAGAGCATGTACAAGATATCGTATGAATGACTTGGATATGTATAATAAGCATGTTTTAGATCCTTAGCTGTTAGGCCCAGTTTAATTGCAAGAGCAAAGATGTTCACAATTTCCTCTGCATTTTGACCAAGCAAATGTGCTCCAAGAATCCTATTTCCTTCTCCGATTAGAATCTTATAACATGAATACTTTTGATTTATTCTAATGGAGTTGTACCATTTTGAAGTATCGCCTTTTTTTATGATGAATTTGAGGCCCTTTTTCCTAGCCTCCTCTTCCTTTAAGCCAACAGAGGCCATTGGAGGGATTGTAAAGACTACTGTAGGTATTGCAGTATAATCAATTTTCACATGGTTTCCTTTGATAATATTGTTTGCAGCTATACTTCCCTCTACTGCTGCAA contains the following coding sequences:
- a CDS encoding RNA-guided pseudouridylation complex pseudouridine synthase subunit Cbf5 codes for the protein MAKKRKKRELVLPADLKREVVIKDENAETNPKWGYPPERRPIELHLQFGVINLDKPPGPTSHEVVAWIKKLLNLQKAGHGGTLDPKVTGVLPVALERATRVVQALLPAGKEYIALMHLHGSVSEDKIRAVMREFEGEIIQRPPLRSAVKRRLRTRKVYYIEVLEIDGKDVLFRVGVEAGTYIRSLIHHMGLALGVGAHMAELRRSRSGPFREDETLVSLHDLIDAYHFWKDDGIESYFRNSIQPMEKAVEHLPKVWIRDSAVAAVTHGADLAVPGIVRLHKGIKPGDLIAIMTLKDELVALGKAKMSTQEMLTKAKGIAVDVEKVFMPRDWYPKMW